The Labilibaculum sp. sequence TATCATTGCTTGAACTGATCCGCCAAAGCTCATAAATACAATTTTTTTAATAACTAAAATCTATTTGTTTTTAAATTTATCAATAATATTTGATTTGTAAACCGTTAAGTAAATTTATTTTGGACAAGAATATTGCCTTTCCTTAAATGTTGAAGAACCAGCTTATGGTCTCAGTTTAATAGTCTACCTTGTAGTTCAGCGGATTCGTTCCGCATACACATTAATTGATTCAATTGAATACAACATTTGATGATTTGGTCAGGACTTATTTAGAAAATAATGTTGGCCTGGCAGATAATTTCCTGAGTGAAACTCTGGCCTCTCAGCTTAAAAGCAATTTATTAGGATTGTTGTCGCAAAAACAGATGCTTCCTGCCGGGATTGGAAATAATACTGATTTAGTTCACAATCAATTAATTCGCAGCGATAAAATACATTGGCTCGATCGAAAACATCATGATGAACACGAAGACTGTTTTTTTGATTTGATGGATCGTTTTGTAGCCTATTTAAATCAGACTTGCTATACAGGCATTACCGGATATGAATTTCATTATGCTCTTTACGAAAAAGGAACTTTCTATAAAAAGCATCTCGATCAGTTTGTGAATAATAAGGGAAGAGCTTTCACTATGATCATGTATTTAAATCCGGATTGGAAGCCGGGTGATGGCGGTGAATTGTGTATTTACCATTCGGATCACAATCAGTGTATTTCTCCGCTTAACGGCAAATGTGTTTTTTTTAAGAGCAGTGAACTCGAGCATGAAGTTTTGCTCAGTAATCAGCCACGTTTAAGCATTACCGGATGGTTAAAAACCAATTGATTGGTTTTGGGAGGATTGAAAAATAAAAACCCCAGGCTTTTTGAGCTTGGGGTTTTTATTGATCATATATTCTTTAGGCTGCTGCAGCGTCCTTTTTTGACTTTCGGTACAGGTAAGAGTTGAAAATGCTTCTTTTGGCAAAGCGATACTGCTTATCTGAATTGATGAATTTATTGAATACGTTTTTTGGAACGCCAAAATATTCATAAGTAGTTCCATCGGTGAAAGAGATTTCAAGCAACAAGCCTTTGTGTTTGTAATCAGCAATGCCCGATTCGGTAGTTGTTGAAGTATATTCTTCCAGGTTTGCTTCAATTGTCTCCGGAGCAATACTCACTAAAAAGTGATAAGCATCAATAATCTCGCGGCTTTTGATTTCTGCTTCAGCAAATTTTTCATCATCAGATTGAAATTTATCAGGATGCCACTCTTTAACCAAATTTCGATAAGTTGATTTTAATTTCTTAAGATCAGTATCCTGATCAACATTAAATAATTTTTTGTACGCATTAACTCGCTTCATACAGGCTCTTTCTAAAATTCTTAATTGATATATGTAAAGTGTTTTTTTAAGGACACTTCTTCTTGCTTTTTCGCAAAACAGTCGCAAAAGTACATATTTTAATGTTCTGATTGAGAAGTAGCTTCGCTTTTTTTATCTATTCTATTAATTCCTTGGTTTGTGAAATTTTAATAGAAGACAATTCACCCCGGTTATAAGGTCAGTATAATTTTGTAAAGACAAATTTTGACGCGATATTTTTACCAAAGAAATAGGTGCTTTTAGTCTTGATAAACTTACTTATTCATCATTTTGTCATCAATCATAGTACGAAAGTCATTTAATATTGGATTGGTATTTTTGTTGTTCCAGACAGCCCGCAAGGTTGTTCTCTGAGGTATTTTATTCAATTCGATAAATTTAATTCCCATGTCGTAGCCTAATTTCAGAGAAGTTGGTACAATTGAAACACCAAATTTATTTTCTACCAGCCGGTATATCGAACTGGCATTAACCGTGTTGTGCGAAATCAATGGTGCAAAACCACTTTCATCGAAAATTTGCATTACTTTTTCAAAATACGATTCACTGTACGAAGCATCAAAAAAGATGAACGAATCATTTTTAAATTGAGACAAATTCGTGAAGTTCGATTCGTTAATTGGGTGATCTTTAGGAAGAACTAAGGAAAATGTATCTTCGAAAACGGATTGAATGCTTAATCCTCTGGGCACTCGTTCCATTCTCACAAAACCAACATCAATTTCATGATTAAGCAGTGCCTGGATTTGTTTGTTGTTGTCCATTTCTTTTAAACTGAAAAGAACATTTGGATGGGTTTGCTTAAATTTTAATAATAGTTCAGGGATCACATCCTGCATGGCAGAACCAACATAGCCGAGATTCAAATTGCCATTCAAGCCGTCATGCAACAATTTAGCATGGTTTATAATTTCATCCAAACGTTTAAAATTATTGGTCAATTCTTTTTGCAGGTAAAGGCCAGCAATAGTAAGTTTTACTTTTCGGTTGTGGCGTTCGAACAAGCTGATTCCAAGAATTTCTTCCATTTGTTTAATCTGCCGGCTTAATCCTGGCTGCGATATAAACAGGCTTTCTGCCGCTTTTCTAAAATGCAGATCTTCTGCTAAAGCAAGGAAATATTTGTAATGTCTGAACTCTATTTGATTACTCATGGTTATTAAATGATGACAATAATAGTCTTGTTGGGTATCAAAATTACGAATAACTTTGTAATAAAAAATAAATCTACTTGAACTATGTTTAAATACGGAATTGATCGACTAAGTGTTGATAAGACGATACAAATTGCTCGGGGAGAGCTAAAAGCGGGATTAACTGCAGAAGCTGTCAGTAAAGTGAATGCCTGCAGAGCCAAGGTAGAAACAATGGCGAAGTCCAATAAAGCTTATTATGGAATCAATACCGGTTTTGGCCCTTTGTGTGATACTCAGATTTCGCCGGAAGAAACCAGTAAATTGCAGGAAAACTTGCTGATAACTCATGCTGTAGGTGTTGGAAATCCTATTGGTAAAGAGCTATCTAAAATCATGATGATTTGTAAGGTACAAGCATTGGCGCAGGGTTTTTCGGGTGTTCGGTTGGAAGTGATTGAACGTATTTTATTTTTTATTGAAAATGATTTGGTTCCAGTTGTTCCGGAACAAGGTTCTGTTGGTGCTTCGGGCGATCTAGCTCCTTTGTCGCATTTATTTTTACCTCTTTTAGGAGAAGGAGAATTTTGGATCGGCAAAGATATTGTTCCTGCCAAAGAAGTATTGGCAAAGCATGGACTGAAGGCTATTCGTTTGGAAGCAAAAGAAGGTTTGGGTTTGATTAACGGAACTCAGTTTATTTTGGCTCACACCATACGTGGTTTGTATAAAATGGAATATCTTCTTGATTTGGCTGATGTTGCAGGAGCAATGAGTCTGGAAGGTTTTCAGGGGAGTGCTGCTCCTTTCAAACCGGAATTACATGCTATTCGTCCGTTTAAAGGAAATATTAAAGTGGCGGAACGCATGCGTATGCTGTTGGAAAACTCAGAAAATTTAGCGGGCCATATTGATTGTGAACGTGTTCAGGATCCATATTCGTTACGTTGTATTCCACAGGTTCATGGTGCATCCAGAAATGCATGGTATCATTTGAATGAGCTGGCTGAAATCGAAATGAATTCGGTGACAGATAATCCAATTGTATTAAGCGATACCGAAGCTATTTCAGGCGGTAACTTCCACGGACAACCTTTGGCGATGGCTTTGGATTACTGTTCGATAGCGGCATCGGAGCTTGGTAATATTGCCGACAGAAGATGTTACCTGCTGCTGGAAGGTAAATTTGGATTGCCTCGTTTGCTGACTGCAAGTGGTGGATTAAATTCAGGATTTATGATTCCTCAATATACTACCGCCGCACTGGTTACTGAGAATAAATCACTTTGTTTTCCTCCGTCAGCAGATAGTGTTCCAACTTCATTAGGACAAGAGGATCACGTTTCGATGGGAAGTATTTCGGGACGAAAATTCAATCAGATATTGGGTAATATCGAGAAAATTTTTGCCATTGAATTGATGTATGCTGCTCAGGCATTGGAATTCAGAAGTCCAAATCATTTTTCAGATATCATGACAGAAAATTTCAAAATTATCAGAAGTAAAGTGGATAAACTGGAAGATGACCGTGTGTTGAAAGATGATATCTACGCAATGATTGATTTTGTGAAGACCAGAGCTTTTATTGTGAAATAGTAAAATCGAAAGTATGACATTTCAAGAACAAATATTGCAGGGGATTCCAGCCGAATTACCTGCAAAAAAAGCATATCCGAAGGATGCGAACAGAGCTCCCAAAAGGAAAGATATTTTATCGGTAGAGGAAAAGCAGTTGGCGATTCGTAATGCTCTGCGTTATTTTCCTAAAGAATGGCACAAAGAGTTAGCTGTTGAATTTGCTCAGGAATTACTCGATTTTGGACGTATTTACATGTATCGGTTTAAGCCGGAATACAAAATGTATGCCCGCCCGATTCAGGAATATCCTGCTAAATCAATACAGGCTGCGGGTATTATGCTGATGATGCAGAACAATTTGAATCCTGCAGTAGCTCAGCATCCCGAGGAGTTGATTACTTACGGCGGTAACGGAGCTGTTTTTCAGAATTGGGCGCAGTACCTGCTTACCATGCAGTATTTGGCGACCATGACCGACGAGCAGACTTTGAATTTGTATTCTGGTCACCCGATGGGTTTGTTTCCTTCTTCGAAAGGAGCCCCAAGAGTGGTGGTTACCAATGGCATGGTTGTCCCTAATTATTCCAAACCAGATGATTGGGAGAAATTTAATGCGCTGGGTGTATCTCAATACGGGCAGATGACAGCAGGATCGTTTATGTATATTGGTCCGCAGGGTATTGTTCATGGTACCACCATTACGGTCATGAATGCCTTCCGTAAAATCCTGAAAAAGGGAGAAACTCCTTCAGGAAAGATTTTTTTAACTGCCGGATTGGGTGGAATGAGTGGTGCGCAGCCAAAGGCCGGAAATATTGCCGGTTGTATTACCGTAGCGGCCGAAGTGAATCCCAAAGCAGCCAAAAAACGTCACGAGCAGGGTTGGGTTGATGTTTTGATTGATTCAATGGATGAATTGGTTGCCCGTGTAAGAAAAGCACAGGAGACCAACGAGGTGGTTTCCATTGCATTTATTGGTAATGTAGTTGATGTTTGGGAGCGTTTCGATGCGGAGAATATCTTCATTCATATTGGTTCCGATCAAACATCATTGCACATTCCATGGACAGGTGGATATTATCCTGTTGATACTTCCTATGAAGAATCGAACAGATTGATTCGTGAAGAACCGGAGCTGTTCAAGGAAAAGGTACAGGCAACATTACGCCGTCATGCAGCATCTGTAAATAATCACACAGCAAAGGGAACTTATTTCTTCGATTACGGGAATGCCTTTTTGTTGGAAGCTTCCCGCGCCGGAGCAGATATCATGGCTGAAAATGGAATTGATTTTAAATACAAATCATACGTTCAGGATATTTTAGGCCCAATGTGCTTCGATTATGGTTTTGGACCTTTCCGTTGGGTTTGTGCTTCGGGACGAGCTGAAGATTTGGATCAGACCGATGAAATAGCCATGAATGTGCTGCAGGAAATCATGGAAAGTTCTCCGGAAGAAATTCAATTGCAGATGCAGGATAACATTACCTGGATTAAGGATGCCAAGAAGAACAAAATGGTAGTTGGTTCGCAGGCGCGTATTTTATATGCCGATGCCGAAGGACGCTCAAAAATTGCTGAAGCATTCAACAATGCAATTGCAGCCGGTAAAATAGGTCCGGTGGTTTTGGGCCGCGATCATCACGATGTGAGTGGAACAGATTCTCCTTACCGCGAAACTTCCAATATTTACGACGGCAGTAAGTTTACTGCTGATATGGCCATTCAGAATGTGATTGGTGACAGCTTTAGAGGTGCAACCTGGGTGTCGATTCACAATGGCGGCGGCGTAGGCTGGGGAGAGGTTACCAATGGTGGATTCGGAATGTTGCTTGACGGAACCCGGGAAGCTGATGCACGCCTGAAAAACATGTTGTTTTACGATGTAAACAACGGCATTGCCCGACGCAGCTGGGCAAGAAACAAGGAAGCGATGTTTGCCATTAAACGGGAAATGGAACGCACACCTGATTTAAAGGTAACCGTTCCCAATCTGGTAGATGACAACCTGCTGACTGATCTTTTTTAAAAATCGTTTTTAGATCAAAATAGAATTGGTTCAGGTATTTCCTGAACCAATTTCATATATACGAATTTGTAGTTGTGGAGAGAAGAGATAATGAATCGATAAATGCTGAATACAGGCCTGCTGAAAAAGGATACTGGGAGGGACGCAAGTCAAATCCAGACATGGGAAAACAGTATTGGCACCAGCAAATTGAATTTGTAAACTGGGATGAATTGAATCAGCAGTCTGATGATTCAAAGATCGATATTGCCATTTTGGGTTATGTGTGCGATGAGGGAGTGCGCCGGAACCGGGGAAGAATGGGAGCGCACGAAGGACCTAAGGCGATTCGCGACCGATTGGCAAAACTGCCGATCCACTTCGAGTCCAAACGTGTGATTGATGCCGGCAATATTGTCTGCAGCGATGATGATATGGAAGCTTGTCAGACACTATTTTCCCATGCAATCTCCGACTTAATTAAACAGCAAATATTTCCGATTGGCATTGGTGGCGGACACGATATGTCTTACGCACATTTTATGGGAATACGCGATGCCGTTAAGGAGACTCAAAAACGAAAAGTGGGAATTATTAATTTCGATGCGCATTTTGATCTTCGCCCGGTAGAGGGGAGAGGAAATTCCGGAACTCCTTTCAATCAGATTGTTTCGGAGTGCCACGAAAAGGGCGGTCTGGTAGATTATTATGCCATTGGCATTCAGCAGCAATCCAACACCAAAGAATTGTTCGATATTGCCAAAAGAGAGCACATCAACTATTCGATTAATTACGATTGTGAATCATCGGCAATGGAAATGGAAAGCCTTAAAAACAAGCTGGCGCCCATAATTGCCAATAACGATTATCTGTACATCACCATCGATATGGATGGCTTTTCGTCGGCCTATGCACCTGGCGTAAGTGCGCCCTCTCCATTGGGATTTACGCCCTATTTTGTGTTTAAACTGCTGCACTTTTTATTCGCAACAAAGAAGGTCATTGCTTTTGATATTGCAGAGTTAAATCCATCGCTCGACAGGGACATGCATACGGCGAGCCTGGCAGCCAAAATTGTCGATTTTGTGGTGTTGAATTATGAAGCTCCTACCTAAAATGGAGGGGATAGAGTTTTTACGGCTGTCATCAAAATATCATTCTGATTCCTTGTTTTGATCTGCTTTTTTAAACCAGTTTTTAGGGTTCAGGTAGGTTTTGTATTTGCTGAAAAGCTCTTTTCCCACCATTATTCCTCCAAGCCAAAACAGCACTTCGCCAATAATCAGAGATATGGTTGAGATTGTAATTTTGGTTGTAGCTTCCATTCCAAGGAAGGGAATTATAGCTATCAATAGAAAAAATGGAATACAGAAAATAATCAAAAATATTCCGACTCTGATTATCCAGTTCTTTTTTTTCATATCGTTTATGCTTGCTGGTGATTTATAATAGTGTTATGCTTTTCCCGGTACATTGGGATTAACGGCAGTCTGTCTAAAAACTCATTAAACTTCTCAATTCAATTTTAAATACAGCGGTTGTAAGGATGCATAAAATGAAAAACTTATTCTTTATTATTACTTACCACATGATAATAATTGTCTTCTTTCCCAGTATAAAGGAACGCGATAAAATCGCGCACTAGCTGTGAGATGGTTAAGGCGTATCTGTAATTGTTATCCCAATCTATTTTATCATTGGACATTAGGCTATCAGTTAACCTAAAATTGAATTGACTGCATAATAAGAGCCGTATGAAACGAAGTTCGGCGAAGCCAATTGAGAGATTTATTGCCTGTCCCGATTTTTTTCGGGATACGGTTCTGTGAGAAGTTAGGGGTGAATTGAAAATCGACGAAGTCAAATTCCCCTAGCTTACTCGACTAGCCTGCGTTTATTCTATCAAATATAGTTATCAGCTCATTATCAATTCTTTCTTTATTTGAAGCAAATTCCTTAATAATTGAGTTCTGTAAACTAATTGTATTGGTAATGCCCAAGCTCTTACCAACATTTTCTAACAATTCTTTACCTGGGAATAAGTCTAACCACAAATCAGATTCTAACGCATTTTTTACTTCCGTTTCACAACTCTGAATCATAGTTTCAATATGTGATTGTGATAAAGAACTGCTCAAAGTTTGATTAATAGATGTTGATATTTCAACGAATTTTCTTTCAAAAATTTCTTTTGATGCCGATTTGGGCGAATAATTTCCATCTCCATTTGTAAAATATGCTTGATTCGCTAAAACTTTACCAATTGAGAAATCTTGAGGTTTAAGTTCCAAATTTAACCTAAAAGACACCATATCCCTAATCACATCAGATGATAATTTTAGTGCTGTAGAATGAAATAAGGTTTTTAGCTCTTCCTCTGTTTTATCTATATTGAAAATATCTTTTAGAACCAATGATATTATATGAAAATCAATTAAATAGTTTTCAATCTCATGTTTTGCAAGAACAAACACCTTACCTGAAGTATGACTCCTATATTTATTAATCATTTGTTCAGTCAAATAATCTCTATCACGGATTAAATGAAAATTCATGAATCCTAAATTTGATTCCATAATTGAAAGAATAGCTCCGTTAATTCTATTTAGATTATCACTGCTATTTGATGGAACCAATTTAAAGTTTGAGTTGTTTTCTGGAAATAAATTACTGTAAAACTTTCTATCAGGACTTGAGTTGTCCCCTTCTAAAAAGACAAAATTTTTGGCAACGCCAACATAACCTGAAAAACCAAAGATATTCTTTAATTGAAGTATGGATTCCTCTTCATTATCTCCAGTTATGAATTTTGCTTTTCTTGTTGTAAGGTCTCTTGAAACATATATTGCTTTGTCTCTGCCAGCTTCATCAATAATTTCAGAATTATGAGAAGCTAACCAAATCTGATTTCCTTGTCTTATTGACTTCATATTACGAATGAGAAGTCGTGATAATTCAGGGTGAAGATGAAGTTCTGGTTCATCGATTACAATTATTGCATTCTCAACATTATGGCGAATAAAAAATGATAGAATAAAAAACACCTCTTTTTCACCCGATGATAAATCATTGAAAGTAATAACATCATTGGAGGGAAGTTCAATGAATAGATTTGATGGGATAGATTCATTCTTATCTGCGAATTTGTACGATGGGAACAACCTAACTAATAGTTGTTCATATGGTTTTATTGGGTCTGTAGGTTCGTTTCCTATGTTAATACCTTTGTTTTTCTGATTATGATAATTTCCAAGTTCCCTTAGGTAATGATAACGTTGCTGAACAAGAAACTCATACATATCTTGATATTGAATTTCACTGGTATTAAAAGCCATTGTCCATAAATGCTCCTTTCTCTTAACATTATCGAATGTAAATATCTGATTTCTATTAAAACTTTTTTGAGGATAATTTCTATCAGAACGTAAGAAGAATCCGAGAGAACGTTTAAGTAAATCCTTTAATTCTCTTGTTGCATAACTATGGACTTGATTATGAAGAGTTGCATTCTTCCCATATTCTCCTTCGTTGTAATCAAATGCACGATAGTAGACATTATTGCTATTTAAATATTCAATTATGTCGTAATGGTGTTTGTATTTTCTTTGTAATTGTTCTTTAAGTTGTTGCTTTTGTGAATTCCTTACAGGCTCTTCAATGTCAGTTTTTTGGTCAATTTGGTTAAAAGATTCTTGTAGTTTTTTCTCATGTGGCTCTAATTCATTTTTCAAAGCACTTATCACAATTCCTCTTTCTTCATGGCTTAATCCAATTCCAACTTCAAAAGAAAAACCGTTAAAAGTTCTACTTAATTGCCAACTCAAACTATAAGAGTTTGAAAGTGCATATCCTATAAGCTCTAAAACTGAACTTTTCCCACTACCATTCGGTCCTGCTAAAACAATTAAATCTGAGGTACGATTATTAAAATTGAATGAACCAATCTCAGCATTCTCAATGTGTCTGAATTTTTTAATTTTTATACTCTCTATGTGCATAATATTATTTCCTTTGGTAATGTTTTATCTAATGCAGGCTAACTCCTAAATAAAGCAATGGGCTTTACTCCGTTTATATTTTTAAAAAAAAGTTTATTTACCGACCCATATCGGGCGGTAATGTACACATATTATGATGACAACATAAAATGCCACCGGTAAAAGCTTTACTAAAGTAGTAAATCGAACTGATGATTCAAGCTGTCAAACTTGCCAACTTGCAGGCCTTAAGAATTATTGCATAAAAAAGGCTTTCTGAACGGAACGGGAGACAAATAGGAGAGTTGTTTTTTCATCTGTTGCAGTTTGGCTTTAGCCCGCTGAAATTAAAATATTTCAAAGACTGATTTGTTTTTGTATTTATTGAGTTTTCAAAGAATCATTTTTTGTTTTGTACTGAGTACATCGGGCAAAAACTCAAGTTTTTAAGCTTTGCACTCAGTACATTGTGTCAAAACTCAAGTTTTCAAGTTTTGTACTCAGTGCATTGAGTCAAAACTCAAGTTTTCAGGCTTTGTATTCAGTACATTGAGTCAAAATTCAAGTTTTCGTGCATTGTACTTTGTACATTGGGCAAAAAATCAATTTTTTATGCTTTGCTACTATTAGTACGGTGCAAAAAACCAATTTTTCGGGCTTTGCTACAATTAGCATGGAGCAAAAAACTAATTTTTCATGCTTTACTACAATTAGCATGAAGCAAAAAATCATTTTTTCATGCTTTGCTACTATTAGCACGGGGTAAAAAATCAATTTGTCAGGTTTTATCACTATTGATATTGATTGAGAGAAATTTGTCTGCAAAATTGCAGTGCGAACAATCAGATCTAAAAAAAGCCTGTTCCTATACAATCCGGAACAGGTGCTGTGGGTTTATAAATTGATACGATTTTATTCGTTTGCAGCAACCCGTTTGTTGCATTCTTATTTAAAATCATTAAAAATAATTTCTATCTTTAGTTTGCTTTAAAAACAAGGGAAACGATGAGGATTAAATTGATACGGGTAGTGCTGCTTTTATCGCTTGTGCTTGTAAAAGTAAGTCTGGCTCGTTCTCAAAATCACGATCAAACAATGAATCACACACATACAAATCATTTAATAAAGGAGAATAGTCCTTATTTACTGCAGCATGCACACAATCCTGTGAATTGGTACCCGTGGGGCGCAGAGGCTTTAGCTAAAGCCAAAAACGAGAACAAACCAATATTGGTGAGCATTGGTTATGCCGCCTGTCATTGGTGTCATGTAATGGAGCGCGAGAGCTTCGAGAACGAGGAGGTTGCCAGGCTGATGAACGAATTTTTTGTCTGCATAAAAGTCGATCGCGAGGAGCGGCCCGATATCGATCAGATCTACATGGATGCCGTGCAAATGATGACCGGCAGTGGTGGCTGGCCTTTGAACTGTTTTGCCATGCCCGGGGGAAAACCGTTTTTTGGAGGCACTTACTTTCCTGCTGATAATTGGATGAATGTGCTGAAAGGAATTCAAAATGCATGGATCAACGAACAGGATAAAGTAAAGAAGGTGGCCGATCAGTTGGCCGGGGGAATCCGTGAAAACGAAATAATTGCAGTAAAAGAAGAGGTATCCCGGTTCGCTGCCGCAGATTTAGAAAAAGCCTTTCGCCAGTGGGAATCCGAATTCGATACCCGTGAAGGGGGAAACAATTGGGCGCCAAAATTCCCATTGCCCAATTCCCTTCAGTTTTTACTGCGCTACTATTATTTTACAAAAAATCAGCCGGCGCTTAATCATGTAACGCTTACGCTCGATAAAATGGCCATGGGCGGTATTTACGATCAGGTGGGCGGAGGTTTTGCCCGATATTCGGTCGATGCCATTTGGAAAGTGCCGCACTTCGAAAAAATGCTTTACGACAACGGGCAGTTGGTTAGTTTGTATGCCGAAGCCTATCAGCTCACTAAAATTCCTGAATACAAACAGGTAATTCAGCAAACTTTGGAGTTTACCGATAGGGAATTAAGTTTGCCCGAAGGTGGCTTTTATTCCTCGCTCGATGCCGACAGCGAAGGGGTGGAAGGGAAATTTTATGTGTGGGAA is a genomic window containing:
- a CDS encoding thioredoxin domain-containing protein, producing the protein MRIKLIRVVLLLSLVLVKVSLARSQNHDQTMNHTHTNHLIKENSPYLLQHAHNPVNWYPWGAEALAKAKNENKPILVSIGYAACHWCHVMERESFENEEVARLMNEFFVCIKVDREERPDIDQIYMDAVQMMTGSGGWPLNCFAMPGGKPFFGGTYFPADNWMNVLKGIQNAWINEQDKVKKVADQLAGGIRENEIIAVKEEVSRFAAADLEKAFRQWESEFDTREGGNNWAPKFPLPNSLQFLLRYYYFTKNQPALNHVTLTLDKMAMGGIYDQVGGGFARYSVDAIWKVPHFEKMLYDNGQLVSLYAEAYQLTKIPEYKQVIQQTLEFTDRELSLPEGGFYSSLDADSEGVEGKFYVWEKSEVDQLLGGQSELFCEYYGITDRANWEEGNILMIQTDKKALADKYEISVKKLDEVLEKGRRALLERRKGRIRPGLDDKSLTSWNALMLKGYVDAYKALGDEKYLNRAIKNAEFIQKYLWKGKAHLHRNYKDGNSKINGFLDDYSFTIEAFTALYQATFNEKWLLKANDLLGHVILHFSDEQSGMFFYTSDEDPDLIARKMELLDNVIPSSNSSIAKSLFLVGSYLGNSRYVERSAQMLANVKPRLEKAISYHSNWGQLYFWLANPLIEIVVAGEDAIVQKRKIEELFLPNVLISGSKTESSLPLLQNRYVNGQTTFYLCKNHTCKRPVTKVGDLLKQLEAENSY